The Camelina sativa cultivar DH55 chromosome 18, Cs, whole genome shotgun sequence DNA window CAAGCTCGAAGCAGCTCTCTCCGACAAGGCAAAGTTAGAGCATCAAGTGCAGTTTCTCCAAGATGAGTTGAAGAGATCGAGGAACCAGCTTGCTCTGTTCACAAATCATGATTCTCCTGTGTGTAATTCTAATCTAGGTTCTTGTGAAGAACGTCACGATGATGAAATAGTGGTCTTCGACGAGCTTTACGCTTGTTTTGTTAGCAATGGACATGGATCTTCATCAACCTCATGGGTTTGATTCTGTTTCAACACAGACAAGATTCCAATATATagtcttgtttctgtttttttttttcctttgtttgcttTCATGCAGCCTGAATATAAAATTGCAATCTGTAATTGAAGTCATTGAGACATTCACTAATACAAAGAAAGgagttttcttcatttcttgttatggttataaaaatataagaaaattttgggAACGGACCATATAAAATGCGCCTAGACTTGGAACCTcctagtaattaaaaaaaaaaaaaaatttgaatcaaGAATTGCAATTTTAGACAACTACTTGGTCTAGTTTCATATCGAGTCTTTTCACACTAGATTTTGTATCATGTAC harbors:
- the LOC104761426 gene encoding homeobox-leucine zipper protein ATHB-52, with amino-acid sequence MENSQSQSRNKKKRLTQEQLRQLEKCFTVNKKLEPDLKIQLSNKLGLPQRQVAVWFQNKRARSKTQSLELQHCTLQSKLEAALSDKAKLEHQVQFLQDELKRSRNQLALFTNHDSPVCNSNLGSCEERHDDEIVVFDELYACFVSNGHGSSSTSWV